From the Nodularia sp. NIES-3585 genome, one window contains:
- a CDS encoding NAD(P)/FAD-dependent oxidoreductase: protein MNTKIHHICIIGAGISGLVAAKTLMEEGYEVTVFEKQKGLGGVWESSRTYVGLTTQNPRDTYAFTDYPMPASYPEWPNAEQMQNYLKSYAQDFGIVEKIQFQTEVIQVERKTGVQPGWIVSIQSNDQNTQNKYEFDFVLVCNGIFNIPKMPLLAGQDEFIASGGEVLHSTELNDSSQVEGKRIIVVGFGRSATDIATHIVPQVKECTLLFRHSLWKMPKYLLGLVNIKYVLLTRFAEACFPYRHLQGIEWALHTIGKPLVWAFWKLNEILVRLQFGLDTCGMLPDKPLYESVNCSSAVAPTNFYKYLASGKLKAKKTAIARFNSDGVELENGQQLHADVVIFGTGFRQDVPFLPEKYRQMLIDDQGYFHLYRNLIHPDIPQLGFVGYNSSFFSQLTSEIGSWWLAEYVKGNLLLPSNAEMIQDMEAEIYWRQTKWPPAGGSGGCTSPFNFHHLEQLIQDMGVKNPTSGWERIAEVMMPLNPSTYQYIRKELRGKRLSSANNSEIAESAEVEVG, encoded by the coding sequence ATGAATACAAAAATTCACCATATTTGCATTATTGGTGCCGGGATTAGTGGTCTAGTAGCAGCTAAGACATTAATGGAAGAAGGCTACGAAGTCACCGTGTTCGAGAAGCAGAAGGGACTGGGTGGTGTGTGGGAAAGTTCTCGAACTTATGTAGGTCTAACCACCCAAAACCCTCGTGATACTTATGCGTTCACAGATTATCCTATGCCTGCATCTTATCCAGAGTGGCCTAATGCTGAACAGATGCAGAATTACTTGAAGTCCTATGCACAGGACTTCGGCATTGTCGAAAAAATTCAATTTCAAACAGAAGTTATTCAGGTTGAGAGAAAGACTGGAGTACAGCCAGGATGGATAGTTAGCATTCAGTCCAATGATCAGAACACACAGAATAAATACGAGTTTGATTTTGTCCTCGTGTGTAACGGGATTTTTAATATCCCTAAGATGCCATTGTTAGCAGGACAGGATGAGTTTATAGCATCTGGAGGTGAGGTGCTACATTCCACCGAATTAAACGATAGTTCCCAGGTGGAGGGTAAGCGGATCATCGTTGTGGGCTTTGGTCGATCTGCAACTGATATAGCTACCCATATTGTCCCTCAAGTTAAAGAATGTACTTTGCTCTTTCGTCATTCCTTATGGAAGATGCCGAAATATTTGCTAGGTCTAGTCAACATTAAGTATGTTCTGTTAACTCGTTTTGCAGAAGCTTGCTTTCCTTACCGACACCTGCAAGGGATAGAGTGGGCGCTACATACTATAGGAAAGCCGCTAGTATGGGCTTTCTGGAAATTGAACGAGATTCTCGTGCGCTTACAGTTCGGCCTTGATACTTGTGGAATGTTACCTGACAAACCTCTATATGAATCGGTGAACTGTTCTAGTGCGGTCGCGCCCACAAATTTTTACAAGTATTTAGCCTCTGGAAAACTCAAGGCTAAAAAGACAGCGATCGCTCGGTTTAACAGTGACGGAGTAGAATTAGAAAATGGTCAACAGTTACACGCAGATGTCGTGATCTTTGGGACAGGATTTCGCCAAGATGTCCCCTTTCTCCCAGAAAAATATCGTCAGATGCTGATTGATGACCAAGGCTATTTCCACTTATACCGCAATCTGATCCACCCTGATATTCCTCAGCTAGGCTTTGTCGGCTACAACTCCAGTTTCTTTAGCCAATTAACGTCTGAAATTGGATCATGGTGGTTAGCAGAGTATGTCAAAGGCAATTTGCTATTACCTTCAAACGCCGAAATGATTCAGGATATGGAAGCAGAAATTTACTGGCGACAAACTAAGTGGCCCCCTGCTGGAGGTAGTGGGGGATGTACATCCCCGTTTAACTTTCATCACCTAGAACAACTCATACAAGACATGGGAGTTAAAAATCCGACCTCTGGCTGGGAACGTATTGCAGAAGTTATGATGCCATTAAATCCATCCACCTATCAATATATCCGAAAAGAATTGCGGGGAAAAAGGCTTTCATCTGCAAATAATTCCGAGATAGCTGAAAGTGCGGAAGTAGAAGTGGGTTGA
- a CDS encoding NAD(P)-binding domain-containing protein — MKIATDIEYLIIGAGPAGLQLGYFLEKSNSNYLILEAADIPGNYFTSFPRHKKLISINKVYTGYEDPEINLRWDWNSLLSDSEEMKFKNYSRQYFPHTDDLVRYLSDFASYFNLKIKYNCRIVKIAKSNKFMVTDSNGNIYLADRLIVATGFSKLYIPEIPGIELVEKYTDVSIEPEGFANQKVLIIGKGNSGFEIADNIIGTAALIHIASPNPVSLAWKTKYVGHLRAINNNILDTYQLKSQNLLLDATIKKIELKNDKFIVSVAYTHAYGEEEDLVYDRVIACTGFSFDDSIFDESCQPELTINNRFPNQTSEWESTNIKHLYFAGVLMHMRDFKKKQSGFIHGFRYNIRALHQILESKYYNQQLPFQVVDSTPEKLTNSIIRRINISSGLWQQTGFLCDLIIITGEGRVARYYEDLPIDYVHDSDLGKHEHYYIITLEFGLDIINQSPDPFAIERVHKDDVANAAQSPSLHPIIRRFSGSTLICEHHVIEDIASEWLENLHIQPLQEFLQNQLSSQVSLLRLASSTSR; from the coding sequence ATGAAAATCGCAACAGATATTGAATACTTGATTATTGGCGCTGGTCCGGCTGGTTTACAGCTAGGTTATTTTCTGGAGAAATCCAATTCTAATTATCTCATATTAGAAGCGGCTGATATTCCTGGTAATTACTTTACTAGTTTCCCTAGACATAAGAAATTAATTTCAATTAATAAGGTTTATACGGGTTATGAAGACCCAGAAATTAATCTCAGATGGGATTGGAATTCACTACTGAGTGATAGTGAAGAAATGAAATTCAAGAATTATAGCAGGCAATATTTTCCTCATACAGATGATCTTGTCAGGTATCTTAGTGATTTTGCCAGCTACTTTAACCTGAAAATCAAATATAATTGCCGAATTGTCAAAATTGCGAAAAGTAACAAATTCATGGTTACAGATAGCAACGGCAATATTTATTTGGCAGACCGTCTAATTGTCGCTACAGGTTTCTCTAAACTATATATTCCCGAAATTCCTGGAATTGAGTTGGTAGAAAAATACACTGATGTATCGATAGAGCCAGAAGGATTCGCTAATCAAAAAGTATTGATCATTGGCAAAGGTAACTCTGGGTTTGAAATTGCTGATAATATAATTGGCACAGCAGCATTAATTCACATAGCTAGTCCCAATCCAGTATCACTAGCATGGAAGACTAAATATGTAGGTCATTTGCGGGCAATCAACAACAATATTTTAGATACGTATCAGTTGAAATCACAAAATCTGCTTTTGGACGCAACTATCAAAAAGATAGAGCTAAAGAATGATAAATTCATAGTTTCTGTTGCTTACACACACGCATACGGTGAAGAAGAAGACCTAGTTTATGATCGTGTAATCGCTTGTACTGGATTTAGTTTTGATGATTCTATTTTTGACGAATCATGCCAACCTGAGTTAACTATCAATAATCGCTTTCCAAATCAAACCAGTGAGTGGGAGTCAACGAACATAAAACACTTATATTTTGCTGGGGTGCTGATGCATATGCGCGATTTCAAGAAGAAGCAATCTGGATTCATTCATGGATTTCGTTACAACATCCGAGCTTTGCATCAAATTTTAGAAAGTAAGTACTATAATCAACAGTTGCCGTTTCAAGTAGTTGATTCAACGCCAGAAAAATTAACGAATTCTATCATTAGACGGATAAATATCAGTTCTGGCTTATGGCAGCAAACTGGTTTCCTCTGTGACTTAATTATCATTACTGGTGAGGGCAGGGTAGCAAGATACTATGAAGACTTACCGATTGACTATGTACATGATAGTGATTTAGGTAAGCATGAACACTACTACATAATTACTTTAGAATTTGGGCTAGATATCATCAATCAAAGTCCAGATCCGTTTGCTATCGAGCGTGTCCACAAAGACGATGTTGCAAATGCCGCCCAAAGCCCTAGTCTCCACCCAATTATTCGTCGCTTCTCTGGTTCCACCCTAATTTGTGAACATCACGTCATTGAAGATATAGCTAGCGAATGGTTAGAAAATTTACACATTCAGCCATTACAAGAGTTCTTGCAAAATCAGCTATCAAGCCAAGTATCTCTGCTAAGATTAGCCTCATCAACCTCTCGATAA